In the genome of Methylococcus sp. EFPC2, the window GCTGATCTGGCTGAGCGCATAAACCTTGTGCGGATAGCCGGTGTGGATGTAGATCACGTCGTCCACGACCAGCGGGCCGCCTTCGTGCCCGCCCAGGGCGCCGGTGGAAAACTGCCACAGCGGTTGCAGATTCCACGCATTGGATCGGTTGATCTGATTCAGCGGGCTATAGCTCGTCCCGGCGAGGTCGCCGCCCCAGGTTGTCCACTGGCGTTGCTCCCGGCTCAAGGTTTCTACGGCCACCGGTGGATCGGAGTAGCGCGGCTTTGCAGACGCTCCTTGAATTCCCCGGCCAGCTTCGGGATGGCCGTCCGCAAGAGCCGCGATTTTGTCGGCGCTCCAGCCGGTGAGCTCGGCCAGGTTGTCGTAATAAGGCCGCAGAGGTCCCTCGGGTGCGGCGTATTGCCCCCAGGCATCCCAGGCGATGGCGTAGCGCGCCTGGAAACTACGGGTATCGCCGGTTTCCGTGAGCACCAGATCTTCGGGAAAGTGTTCGCGGTCGTAGCGGACGTGCAGGCGGGAGAGATAAACCGGTCCGGCGGCTGGGCTCAGCCCCAGTTCACTCCGCTCCGCCGACGTCACGGGCCCGGCGGTACAGGGGTCGCAGCCGTTCAGGTCCCCAAAATATTCCGTAAACACCACCTTGCCTCCAGCCCGCTCGACCTGACGGGCGAATGTCGCCCGATAAACCGCGCCGAAATCGGATTTGACCGCCGGAGGAAGATCCACGTCCGTGGGTACCGGCAGCGTACGGTAATTGGCCGATTCCACCCGCCCCTTCCGGGTCAGGGTGTAAATCAGCAAGTCTTGCGGCCCCCGGGCGTTCATCGTGCCCAACCGTATGGGCAGCATGAAGCTGCGGCTTTGGTAGCGGATTTGCAGCGGGCTTAGCCGGCCGTAACCCTGCCGCGCCGGTGCGCCCAGGTTCACCTTGGCCATCAGGAAGCGCATGTCTTGTTTGAGATAGCTGCCTATGACGCCTTCGGCGCCCTCCGGCAAGCGGTAACCGTTCTGTTTCAGCCAAACGACCAGGCCGCCGCTCTCCTCGGCCGAGAGCATCTGGAAGTCGTATTCGCCGACGGTATACGCCGCCTCCACCCGCACGCCCAGGGGCGGCGAGCTACCGTTGCCGGCCGCCCCCGGCGACTTGGCTTCGCCCTCGTTGGAGCAGGACAGTTCCGGCTGCGGATATTCCACCAGACGCGGCGCCGAGTACGCATCCAGGTGTTCGATGAGCGCACGGTCTACCACCCGCACCTGATCTTTCCGCAAGACGGTGGGAACCGGTATCACCAGGGCGAAATCCTTGGCCTCGCCCTGAAAGTCGTTGCTCAGGGTCAGCACGGTGCTATCCCCGTCGCGGGCGATGATCGCTTGCGAGGCCTGGTTGTAGAGTTTGCCGTCCGCCTGGTTCACATAGAATCCGGAAAAGGCGTAAACGTTTGCCGCCGGCATCAGCATGGCTATGCCCAAGATATATGCGGTGTATTTCATGGAATCGGTATCCTCGACGAGGCAAAGAAACTCGGATCAAGTCCTTCGACAAGAACAGAACTCACGGTGACGCACCTCAGGTCCGCTTGCCGAATTCAGGGAAACTGCAATTCGGTCTGTACCCAATAACCGTTTAGTTTTTGATACTTGACCCGGACGGCATGACCCGAAATTAGAAAATCAAAATTTGCCTCGCTCATGGCGGCATCGAATAAGATAGGGCCCATGCTGTCATTCGACTTCTCATACGACCATTTCTCTTGGATTTTCTTATCGTCGTACGTTAGCTCGGGCGCGCCGCAGTCGATTAAAAGGTCGTTAATCGTTCGAAAAAGCTCGGAGGAGAAAAACGAGCCATACGGGATGGCGTCGATGTCAGGGCGAAAGTCCCTGGCGATATTTTCCCTGACCTCCGGTCGCCCATCGCCGTCGATGTCTTCCACGGTTTGCACGCGTAGGTATGGCGGCATCAACCAATAGCGCGCCGCGCCGATTTCTGTGGTCAAGGCTTTGATGATATCCGTGTCGCCTCCGATACCGGACGCGATGGCCGCCAGGTTCTCCGTATGGTAGAAACTCTCGACGATTTCATAGGCGTTGCGTTCCCAATCAGGTCGCCGGGATAGTTCCTCGGCCGATAGCGGTATCGAATTCTTCTGAACTTGCTCGACTAGGGCGTCTAATCTCCCTTTGACACAAGCCTCACTTGTCTTCCCGACAGATTCTTCCGCGTTCGCCGCGGATACGAATATCAACAGCAAAGCGGACATGGCTATATAAGGTATTGTCATGGGATCTGCCCTGCCATTTTTGTGAGCGCTAGGTGATGAAGCATTCTTTAATCTCCGCGCATTCCCCGCTTTTTAATGCGTGCTTGAGGAAATGATCGGGATAACTTCGGGCTTGAATTATCCGGAAAAGAAAGCGGGGTAGAATTCGGAGTAATACCGAGACGGCCTACGTAGTAATGCGGAGGCGTAGGGAAGCCCGCCATGGCGGTCATGGCTGGGCGAGGAAAGAACCGTATCAGATCGCTAACTCGCCGGCCGCCGCCAGCATCTCGCGCATTTCTATCTTGGAATGAGTGCCGAGCTTTTCGATGATGTGGGCGCGGTGGGTTTCGACGGTCCGTGTCGAGACGCCGAATTCATCGGCGATCTTCTTGTTGGGAAGATCCTGGACCAGACGGTCCAGCACTCTCCGCTCCGTCGCGGTCAGGCGTTCCAGTTTGAGGCGCGCGGCATCGGCCGAGCGATGCGTAGCCTGGGGCAGGCGGGTAAGACGGGCGCGCGCCTTGGTCAAGGCATCCGCCAGTTGCAGGCTGCGGATGGGCTTGGGGAGATACGACACCGCGCCCAGCTCGCCGGCGCGAAACGCCGATTCGATGTCGGCCTCCCGGCTCATCATGATGACTGGCGTGGTCAGGCCCGAGTCGAGAAAATAGCGCAGCAGATCGATGCCATTGCCGCCTTCGCGAAACCACAGGTCGAGCAGGATGCAGTCGAATTCGCCCGGCCCGGCCGTAGCGCGAAAGCTTTCGGTGTTGCCGAACAGGGTGGGCGCATGCCCCTGGGCTTCGAGCAGCGTGGCGAGACCATCGCGCACGGAGGCATCGTCGTCGATGATGGCGATTCGTAGTTTTTTCATCCCGTTGAATACCTAAAAGGAAATACGTGCACAGGCCTGGGCGAGTATCCGGAACCGTGTTGGCAGTGGGCATCCTGTTGTCGCTGCTGGCGGCTTATGCGGCAGACCGGTTCGAACAGGACCGCAATTTTCGCGAAGCGCGCGACCGCTCCGGACGCGTGCTGGCCCACCTGGCGTCGCGGCTCGCGGAATTCGAGACCGTGGTGCGGTCCGCCCACAGCACGGCCAGCAACGGTTTGACGGCGCGCATTTTACCGGGTCAACAGGATATCTCGCCGCATGGCCATTACCCCGGCCTGAACCGCGTCCGGTTCCTGCCGGAGGGCTGCCGCAACGCTTCGGCGCCGGCGGAATTCCCCGCCGAATGGGCGGAAGTCTCCGGCCGGGAGGAAAATCCCGAGCTGAGCTGGCATTTGCCGGTTTATCGCGTCGGCGCACCGCTGGAAACCCCCGAGCAGCGGCGTGCCGCCTGCGTCGGCGTGGTCGAGGCCTATTTCGAACCGCGGCCGCTGTTCATCCACCTCTTCGACGATCCCGCGATGATGGGCTTGTCGGTGCGCAGCGTGACCCTGATCCTGAGCACCGACGGCGGCGCCCGCCTCGTGCCGCTTTACGCTCAGCAGGGCCCGGCGGGTACGCTGCTCAGTCACGACGAGATCGCCTTTCTGGGCAACGACCTGGTGGTGCAACTGGCCGGCGCGTCGGCGGACGACAGGATTTTTCGTCGCTGGGGCAGAGCCGTATTCGGGGCAGGCCTGATGGTCGTGTTCGCAGTCGTCGGCCTGCTCGGTTTCATCCGTAGCCGCTACGAGCAGCGCTTGAGCGAGACCGAACGGGCACTGGAGCGCTACACCCGCATCGCGGCCATGGGCGAACTCGCCGCCGCCATCGCCCACGAAGTCGCCCAGCCGCTGACCGGCGTCATCACCTGTCTGGAGGCTGCGCAATTGCGCGCCGCCGGCAAACAAGCCGACACCGAAGGATGGAAGGAGCTCGCGAAGGCGCTCGAGCACGCGGAACGGGCCGCCGACATCCTGGACGATATACGCCGGCACGCGAGCGCGACCCAGGAAACCCAGAACACGCAACTACTGACCGTGGACGAAACCTTGCGGCGGGTGGCTGAAATGGCGAGACTGGACGCGCGTTATCGCACCGTCGACATTTCGGTCCAGGGGGCCGGCCGCGAACACCGCGTGATGGGGAGTCGGGTCGGCCTGGAAAGCGTGCTGCTGAATCTGCTGCGCAACAGCGCCGAGGCCATCACGACCACCGGCCTGGGCGGCGCGGTGAGTCTCGGGGCCAGCGTCGCCGACGCTCGGGTCCTGATCCGGATCGACGACGATGGCCCCGGCCTGCCGGATCCGAGTCATGTGTTCCTGCCTTTCCGCTCGACCAAGCCCGCCGGCATGGGCTTAGGCCTTTGCTATTGCCGGCGCGCGGTGGAAGCCGTCGGAGGAACCCTGAACGGTGGAAACCGCCCGAACGGCGGCGCGTATTTCGAAATCAGCCTGCCCTTGGCATCCGCCGTTTTGAGCGAGGCGGGAAAGACGCCGCACGAGGCGTTATCATAGGCGCGTTCAAACGCACTTCCCCTCCAGACAAGAAGAACACAGGTACGCCTCATGCACACTATTACGCTCATTCCGGGTGATGGCATCGGTCCCGCCATTGTCGCCGCAGCCGTCCGAGTCATCGAGGCGACCGGCGTCGAGGTCCAGTGGGAGCAGCAAATCGCCGGCATGGCCGCGGTGGAGAAACACGGCAATCCGCTGCCGGACGCCACGCTGGAATCCATCCGCAAGAACCGGATCTGCTTCAAAGGTCCCTTGACCACGCCTATCGGCGGCGGTTATCGCAGCGTCAATGTGACCTTGCGCCAGACCTTCAACCTCTATGCAAACGTCCGTCCAGCCATCTCTTTCGAAGGCACCGACACGCCGTTCAAGAACGTCAATCTGGTGACCGTACGCGAGAACACCGAAGGCCTTTACGCCGGCATCGAGCATTTCATCAAGGTGGACGAGGAAAAGATCGGCGCGGAGAGCATCGCCATCGTCACCCGCAAGGGCTCCGAGCGCATCATCCGCTACGCCTTCGAATACGCGCGCAAGGCCCAGCGCAAGAAAGTCACACTGGTGCACAAGGCGAATATCCTGAAATGCACCTCCGGCCTGTTCCTGGAAATCGGCCGGGAGATCGCCAAGGAATACCCGGACATCGAGTTCGACGACCGCATCGTCGACGCCGCCTCCATGTTGCTGGTCATGAAGCCCCAGATCTTCGACGTGTTGGTGACCACCAATCTGTTCGGCGACATCCTCTCCGACCTGGCCTCGGGCCTGATCGGTGGCCTGGGGCTCACCGCCGGGGCCAACATCGGCGCCGACGCAGCCTTGTTCGAGGCCGTGCACGGTTCCGCTCCGGACATCGCCCATTTAGGGATAGCCAATCCCACCGCCATGATCCTGGCCGGGGCCATGATGCTGGAGCACTTGGGCGAATTGAGCGCCGCCCGCCGCATCGAACAGGCCGTGCGCGAAGTCATCAAGGAAGGCGTTTATCTCACGCCGGACCTGAAGCCTGGCTCCACCTACGGCACCGACGATCTGGCCGACGCCGTCGTGCGCAAGCTGGGCTGAGGCTCTACCGTGGGAGCGGGCTTGGGCCCGCGCGGAACCGCGGCTTGAAGGCCGGCTCCCACGAGTGCTCCCTTACGGCGGGAAACGGATAATTCGCTGCACGAGCCGGCGCAAAAAATGGCGAAGCCGGCTTTCACGGTACAATCTCACATCCATTGCCGCCGAGAGAGCCCCGCATGCAAGCCGCTACCGAGTCCGCATCGGTGAACCAGAGCTGTCCGCCTGTCCGCCTCCGCGAGATCCCCTACAACTACACCTCCTACTCCGACCGCGAGATCGTCATCCGCCTGCTCGGAGAGGAACTCTGGGCAGTGCTGGACGCCTTGCGCGCCGAGCAGATCACCGGGCGCTCCGCACGCATGCTGTACGAGGTGCTGGGCGACATCTGGGTGGTGCAGCGCAACCCCTACCTGGAAGACGACTTGCTCGAGAACAAGGGGCGGCGGAAGGCGCTCCTGGATGCCTTGCGCCATCGTCTGCAACAGATGGACGAGCGCCGCGTCGAATTGGAAAAGGAAAATGCCGGCCGCGCGCCCAAGGTGGCGCGGTTGCTCCAGGCGGCCCACGATGCGGTCGATGCTTTCGAGGCCCGCTTCGCCCACACCGCCGAACTCAGACGCCGGGCCTTGCACAAGCTGGCCAAGCATACGCGCAAGGACAACATCTGCTTCGACGGCTACGCCCGCGTCACCCATGTGACCGACGCCACCGACTGGCGCGTGGAATACCCCTTCGTGGTCCTTTATCCCGACACCGAGGAGGAGGTGGGGCATCTGGTGCGCGACTGCATCGCGCTGGGGCTCACCATCATTCCGCGCGGCGGCGGCACCGGCTACACGGGCGGGGCGGTACCGCTGACGCCGTTGTCGGCCGTCATCAACACCGAGAAACTGCTGGAAATGCGTCCGGTGGAGTTCGGCACCCGCTTGCCCGGCGCGTCCGAGTCCTGTGCCACGCTGTACACCGGCGCGGGCGTCGTGACCCGGCGGGCGATGGAGACGGCGGAAGCCGCCGGTCTGGTGTTCGCCTGCGATCCCACTTCGGCCGATGCCTCTTGCATAGGCGGCAACGTGGCGATGAACGCGGGCGGCAAGAAAGCCGTGCTATGGGGCACCGCGCTGGACAACCTGGCGTCCTGGCGCATGGTCACGCCGGACGGCAACTGGCTGGAAGTCGAGCGGCTGGATCATAATTTCGGCAAGATCCACCGTCAGGCCGAGGTGAGCTTCCGCCTGAAGCGTTATGCCGCCGACGGCATCAAACTGCTGGGTGAGGAAATCCTCGCCCTGCCC includes:
- a CDS encoding isocitrate/isopropylmalate dehydrogenase family protein, which codes for MHTITLIPGDGIGPAIVAAAVRVIEATGVEVQWEQQIAGMAAVEKHGNPLPDATLESIRKNRICFKGPLTTPIGGGYRSVNVTLRQTFNLYANVRPAISFEGTDTPFKNVNLVTVRENTEGLYAGIEHFIKVDEEKIGAESIAIVTRKGSERIIRYAFEYARKAQRKKVTLVHKANILKCTSGLFLEIGREIAKEYPDIEFDDRIVDAASMLLVMKPQIFDVLVTTNLFGDILSDLASGLIGGLGLTAGANIGADAALFEAVHGSAPDIAHLGIANPTAMILAGAMMLEHLGELSAARRIEQAVREVIKEGVYLTPDLKPGSTYGTDDLADAVVRKLG
- a CDS encoding PQQ-dependent dehydrogenase, methanol/ethanol family, translating into MKYTAYILGIAMLMPAANVYAFSGFYVNQADGKLYNQASQAIIARDGDSTVLTLSNDFQGEAKDFALVIPVPTVLRKDQVRVVDRALIEHLDAYSAPRLVEYPQPELSCSNEGEAKSPGAAGNGSSPPLGVRVEAAYTVGEYDFQMLSAEESGGLVVWLKQNGYRLPEGAEGVIGSYLKQDMRFLMAKVNLGAPARQGYGRLSPLQIRYQSRSFMLPIRLGTMNARGPQDLLIYTLTRKGRVESANYRTLPVPTDVDLPPAVKSDFGAVYRATFARQVERAGGKVVFTEYFGDLNGCDPCTAGPVTSAERSELGLSPAAGPVYLSRLHVRYDREHFPEDLVLTETGDTRSFQARYAIAWDAWGQYAAPEGPLRPYYDNLAELTGWSADKIAALADGHPEAGRGIQGASAKPRYSDPPVAVETLSREQRQWTTWGGDLAGTSYSPLNQINRSNAWNLQPLWQFSTGALGGHEGGPLVVDDVIYIHTGYPHKVYALSQISRSVLWGYYGDSIVPSHLDPVRVREKMCCAVNRGLAYGDGKIFLAQGDASLVALDAKTGKIVWKVVTGDPRKGETSTNAPLVVKDKVITGVSGGEFGVRGYLAAYRIEDGSLAWKAYSTGPDADMKVDAEKTLTWRDGRMQAVGPNSSLESWQGDQWKIGGGTTWGWYSYDPASNLVYYGTGNPGTWNPVRRPGDNRWSNALWARDAGTGVARWVYQTTPHDQWAYDGTSESMLIERPVKDRAGKIHDKLLVHMDRNGYGYTLDRITGELLVTGKFDEAVNWARQIDPLSGRPEVDPRYSPETGGEDHVQKGICPSNLGAKSQGPAAYSPRTGLAYVPGRHECMDYDPFKVEYHEGSPYTGAATVRYPASQSVKNGEDESRHHAGSFTAWDPGSGKVAWQVDEPVVLQGGMTATAGDVVIHGTPQGEFKVRDALNGEELYRFKTPSGIIGNVSTWEHRGKHTSV
- a CDS encoding response regulator transcription factor yields the protein MKKLRIAIIDDDASVRDGLATLLEAQGHAPTLFGNTESFRATAGPGEFDCILLDLWFREGGNGIDLLRYFLDSGLTTPVIMMSREADIESAFRAGELGAVSYLPKPIRSLQLADALTKARARLTRLPQATHRSADAARLKLERLTATERRVLDRLVQDLPNKKIADEFGVSTRTVETHRAHIIEKLGTHSKIEMREMLAAAGELAI
- a CDS encoding sensor histidine kinase; translation: MGILLSLLAAYAADRFEQDRNFREARDRSGRVLAHLASRLAEFETVVRSAHSTASNGLTARILPGQQDISPHGHYPGLNRVRFLPEGCRNASAPAEFPAEWAEVSGREENPELSWHLPVYRVGAPLETPEQRRAACVGVVEAYFEPRPLFIHLFDDPAMMGLSVRSVTLILSTDGGARLVPLYAQQGPAGTLLSHDEIAFLGNDLVVQLAGASADDRIFRRWGRAVFGAGLMVVFAVVGLLGFIRSRYEQRLSETERALERYTRIAAMGELAAAIAHEVAQPLTGVITCLEAAQLRAAGKQADTEGWKELAKALEHAERAADILDDIRRHASATQETQNTQLLTVDETLRRVAEMARLDARYRTVDISVQGAGREHRVMGSRVGLESVLLNLLRNSAEAITTTGLGGAVSLGASVADARVLIRIDDDGPGLPDPSHVFLPFRSTKPAGMGLGLCYCRRAVEAVGGTLNGGNRPNGGAYFEISLPLASAVLSEAGKTPHEALS